A genomic window from Longimicrobiales bacterium includes:
- a CDS encoding pyridoxal-phosphate dependent enzyme, whose amino-acid sequence MTDDLTRFGAFGGRFVPETLVAALDELTAAWDAAVADATFHAELDELLRDYVGRPTPLYRARRLGDAAGGVVVYLKREDLNHTGAHKINNTLGQILLARRMGKRRIIAETGAGQH is encoded by the coding sequence ATGACGGATGATCTGACGCGGTTCGGCGCCTTCGGTGGTCGTTTCGTTCCGGAGACGCTCGTCGCGGCGCTGGACGAATTGACGGCCGCCTGGGATGCGGCAGTCGCGGACGCGACGTTCCATGCGGAGCTCGATGAGCTCCTGCGGGACTATGTCGGACGACCGACGCCACTGTACCGTGCGCGCCGCCTGGGTGACGCGGCAGGGGGCGTGGTCGTCTATCTGAAGCGCGAGGACCTGAACCACACGGGTGCGCACAAGATCAACAACACGCTGGGTCAGATTCTGCTGGCCCGGCGCATGGGCAAGCGCCGCATCATCGCCGAGACGGGTGCAGGGCAGCAC
- a CDS encoding phosphoribosylanthranilate isomerase, with product MKSGIDGSPHGGPDCFADDLAARTVPVMVEVKICGVCRAEDARAAASAGADWVGVILAPGRTRTQTVGQAAVIFDAAEARRVGVFVDAAPAVVVAAARALALDAVQLHGDEPVDIVRRIRDAVGCEVWKALRVRDAAHYVHGAGTYGREVDALVLDGWSPGAHGGAGVSFDWSAVAAEDVSSGARLVVAGGLTPANVAAAVALLRPAIVDVSSGVEEVPGRKSHAEIHAFIAAARGVRIRDDG from the coding sequence GTGAAGAGTGGCATCGATGGATCACCGCACGGCGGTCCGGACTGTTTCGCCGATGACCTCGCGGCGCGCACGGTACCGGTAATGGTCGAAGTGAAGATCTGCGGCGTGTGTCGCGCGGAAGACGCGCGCGCTGCCGCGAGCGCAGGTGCGGATTGGGTCGGTGTCATCCTCGCGCCGGGCCGTACCCGTACGCAGACTGTCGGGCAGGCCGCGGTTATCTTCGATGCGGCTGAAGCGCGCCGCGTCGGTGTGTTCGTGGATGCGGCGCCCGCCGTGGTGGTCGCGGCGGCGCGGGCGCTCGCGCTGGACGCGGTGCAGCTGCACGGCGATGAGCCGGTCGACATCGTGCGCCGCATCAGGGACGCTGTGGGGTGCGAGGTGTGGAAGGCCCTTCGTGTCAGGGATGCTGCGCACTACGTGCACGGTGCCGGCACGTATGGTCGTGAGGTCGACGCGCTGGTGCTGGACGGCTGGTCGCCGGGCGCGCACGGGGGCGCAGGTGTGAGCTTCGACTGGAGCGCGGTCGCGGCGGAAGATGTGTCCAGCGGTGCACGCCTCGTGGTGGCCGGCGGCCTCACGCCCGCCAACGTGGCCGCCGCCGTCGCACTGCTCAGGCCGGCTATCGTCGATGTAAGCTCCGGAGTCGAGGAAGTACCCGGTCGGAAGTCGCACGCAGAGATCCATGCATTCATCGCCGCAGCGCGCGGCGTGAGGATTCGAGATGACGGATGA